A stretch of Anolis sagrei isolate rAnoSag1 chromosome X, rAnoSag1.mat, whole genome shotgun sequence DNA encodes these proteins:
- the LOC132781062 gene encoding hydroxysteroid 11-beta-dehydrogenase 1-like protein → MRATRLLLSVLGIAAVWVAFSWRDTFEPGSLSGARVLLTGASDGIGEQMAYHYARFGAQIVLTARREAVLQKVMAKCLELGAKKAIYFIADMASPAEPEKLVHFALEELGGLDFVVLNHIGSSPFEMWAGDMDHLRWLMQVNFFSYVALSSAALPALAESKGSLVVVSSLAGRVSTPFVASYSATKFALEGFFGSLRHELVMQQKEISITLCFLGLIDTESAINKTKGKVTITAAPASEAALSIVKGGATRAQEIFYPWTVRMLFLVRDFFPEHRDALIRSTYVNQPASA, encoded by the exons ATGAGGGCCACCAGGCTTCTGCTCTCGGTCCTTGGCATTGCAGCTGTTTGGGTGGCCTTCTCCTGGAGAGACACCTTCGAGCCAG gCAGCCTTTCCGGGGCCCGGGTTCTCTTGACTGGTGCCAGCGATGGGATCGGGGAACAAATGGCCTACCATTACGCTCGGTTCGGGGCGCAAATTGTCCTCACCGCCCGGAGGGAGGCCGTGCTGCAGAAA GTGATGGCCAAATGCCTGGAGCTGGGAGCCAAGAAGGCCATCTACTTCATCGCAGATATGGCTTCTCCCGCAGAGCCAGAAAAGCTGGTCCATTTTGCCTTGGAGGAACTCG GGGGGCTGGATTTTGTGGTCCTCAACCATATTGGCTCGAGCCCTTTTGAGATGTGGGCCGGAGACATGGACCATCTGCGTTGGCTCATGCAG GTGAACTTCTTCAGCTATGTGGCCCTCTCCTCAGCGGCTCTTCCTGCCTTGGCAGAAAGCAAAGGTTCGCTAGTGGTGGTCTCCTCCTTGGCAG ggAGAGTGTCCACCCCCTTCGTGGCTTCCTACTCGGCCACCAAGTTTGCCCTGGAGGGTTTTTTTGGCTCCTTGCGCCATGAACTGGTCATGCAGCAGAAAGAGATCAGCATCACACTCTGCTTCTTGGGCCTCATCGACACCGAGTCGGCCATCAACAAAACGAA GGGCAAGGTGACCATAACGGCCGCTCCGGCCTCGGAGGCCGCACTGTCCATCGTGAAAGGCGGAGCCACCCGGGCACAGGAGATCTTCTATCCGTGGACGGTGCGGATGTTGTTCCTGGTCCGTGACTTCTTTCCCGAACACAGGGACGCCCTCATCCGCAGCACCTATGTCAACCAGCCCGCCAGCGCCTAG
- the LOC132781063 gene encoding hydroxysteroid 11-beta-dehydrogenase 1-like protein isoform X1, translating into MRAAGLLLSVLGIAAVWVAFSWRDTFEPDSLSGARVLLTGASDGIGEQMAYHYARFGAQIVLTARREAMLQKVMAKCLELGAKKAVYFVADMASSAEPEKLVHFALEELGGLDFVVLNHDGSSPFEMWAGDMDHLRWLMQVNFFSYVALASVALPPLAESKGSLVVVSSLTGRVSTPFVAPYSATKFALEGFFGSLRHELVMQQKEISITLCFLGLIDTESAISKTKGKVTITAAPASEAALSIVKGGATRAQEIFYPWTVQMMFLFRDFFPDALIRSSYVNQTASA; encoded by the exons ATGAGGGCCGCTGGGCTTCTGCTCTCGGTCCTTGGCATCGCAGCTGTTTGGGTGGCCTTCTCCTGGAGAGACACCTTCGAGCCAG aCAGCCTTTCCGGGGCCCGGGTTCTCTTGACTGGCGCCAGCGATGGGATCGGGGAACAAATGGCCTACCATTACGCCCGGTTCGGGGCACAAATTGTCCTCACCGCCCGGAGGGAGGCCATGCTGCAGAAA GTGATGGCCAAATGCCTGGAGCTGGGAGCCAAGAAGGCCGTCTACTTCGTCGCAGATATGGCTTCTTCCGCAGAGCCAGAAAAGCTGGTCCATTTTGCCTTGGAGGAACTCG GGGGCCTGGATTTTGTGGTCCTCAACCATGACGGATCGAGCCCTTTTGAGATGTGGGCTGGAGACATGGACCATCTGCGTTGGCTCATGCAG GTGAACTTCTTCAGCTATGTGGCCCTCGCCTCGGTGGCTCTCCCTCCCTTGGCAGAGAGCAAGGGTTCACTAGTGGTGGTCTCTTCCCTGACAG GAAGAGTGTCCACCCCCTTCGTGGCTCCTTACTCGGCCACCAAGTTTGCCCTGGAGGGCTTCTTTGGCTCCTTGCGCCACGAACTGGTCATGCAGCAGAAAGAGATCAGCATCACACTCTGCTTCCTGGGCCTCATCGACACCGAGTCGGCCATCAGCAAAACGAA GGGCAAGGTGACCATAACGGCTGCTCCGGCCTCGGAGGCTGCACTGTCCATCGTGAAAGGCGGAGCCACCCGGGCACAGGAGATCTTCTATCCCTGGACAGTGCAGATGATGTTTCTGTTCCGTGACTTCTTTCCTGACGCCCTCATCCGCAGCAGCTATGTCAACCAGACCGCCAGCGCCTAG
- the LOC132781063 gene encoding hydroxysteroid 11-beta-dehydrogenase 1-like protein isoform X2 — protein MAKCLELGAKKAVYFVADMASSAEPEKLVHFALEELGGLDFVVLNHDGSSPFEMWAGDMDHLRWLMQVNFFSYVALASVALPPLAESKGSLVVVSSLTGRVSTPFVAPYSATKFALEGFFGSLRHELVMQQKEISITLCFLGLIDTESAISKTKGKVTITAAPASEAALSIVKGGATRAQEIFYPWTVQMMFLFRDFFPDALIRSSYVNQTASA, from the exons ATGGCCAAATGCCTGGAGCTGGGAGCCAAGAAGGCCGTCTACTTCGTCGCAGATATGGCTTCTTCCGCAGAGCCAGAAAAGCTGGTCCATTTTGCCTTGGAGGAACTCG GGGGCCTGGATTTTGTGGTCCTCAACCATGACGGATCGAGCCCTTTTGAGATGTGGGCTGGAGACATGGACCATCTGCGTTGGCTCATGCAG GTGAACTTCTTCAGCTATGTGGCCCTCGCCTCGGTGGCTCTCCCTCCCTTGGCAGAGAGCAAGGGTTCACTAGTGGTGGTCTCTTCCCTGACAG GAAGAGTGTCCACCCCCTTCGTGGCTCCTTACTCGGCCACCAAGTTTGCCCTGGAGGGCTTCTTTGGCTCCTTGCGCCACGAACTGGTCATGCAGCAGAAAGAGATCAGCATCACACTCTGCTTCCTGGGCCTCATCGACACCGAGTCGGCCATCAGCAAAACGAA GGGCAAGGTGACCATAACGGCTGCTCCGGCCTCGGAGGCTGCACTGTCCATCGTGAAAGGCGGAGCCACCCGGGCACAGGAGATCTTCTATCCCTGGACAGTGCAGATGATGTTTCTGTTCCGTGACTTCTTTCCTGACGCCCTCATCCGCAGCAGCTATGTCAACCAGACCGCCAGCGCCTAG
- the MICOS13 gene encoding MICOS complex subunit MIC13, with translation MASRFVPVIKFLLKGGLAGGSIYVVYSQGLLGGGEEGAQALHKAKEALPPALEEWAKYFGWQFPAIPKTDFSLCNAWNSGVRTVIGGLSVAPTRASEYTQYGWKYMKDLVK, from the exons ATGGCGTCTCGCTTCGTCCCTGTGATCAA GTTCCTGCTCAAAGGAGGCTTAGCGGGAGGCTCCATCTATGTGGTCTATAGCCAAGGGCTCCTTGGtggaggggaggaaggggccCAGGCCCTCCACAAGGCCAAAGAGGCCCTCCCACCGGCCCTGGAGGAGTGGGCCAAGTATTTTGGCTGGCAG TTCCCAGCCATCCCCAAGACCGACTTTTCCCTCTGCAACGCCTGGAACTCGG GGGTCCGGACAGTCATCGGCGGCCTCTCAGTGGCCCCCACGCGGGCCAGCGAATATACCCAGTACGGCTGGAAGTACATGAAGGATCTTGTGAAATGA